A genomic segment from Legionella micdadei encodes:
- a CDS encoding cation diffusion facilitator family transporter, with protein sequence MIQQERYQQAKRITLIGAMTNALLGCIKIVGGYFYHSHALVADGVHSFSDLLTDFMVVFASKYGSQDADASHPYGHQRIETAATLLLAVLLILAGAGIAWDSFDELINYAVEKPGLFALPIAMLSIVANEGLFHYTHHIGKRIQSSLIIANAWHHRSDAASSIVVALGLLGSLFGFSYLDAIAAIIVGFMIIKMGMSYGWNSVKELVDSAVEPSMLEKIKQIIQSVDGVEKIHQLRSRSMGGDIFIDVHILVNPYISVSEGHYIAQHVDKILVEQLDAVKDVTVHVDPEDDEQCCPSIHLKNRKTLHDELFLAWKKKFPDLQTWTLHYLDGKMIIELECAKDFTAWQALREYIQQDLKSHDDIKQVRLISMHEVINRETP encoded by the coding sequence ATGATTCAGCAAGAGAGATATCAGCAGGCAAAAAGGATTACCCTGATTGGAGCAATGACTAATGCGCTTTTAGGCTGTATCAAAATAGTTGGAGGCTATTTCTACCACTCTCACGCCCTCGTTGCCGACGGCGTTCATTCTTTTTCGGATCTACTTACTGATTTCATGGTTGTTTTTGCCTCCAAGTACGGAAGCCAAGATGCCGATGCTTCGCATCCTTACGGTCATCAACGCATAGAAACCGCTGCTACCTTGCTCTTAGCGGTTCTGCTAATTCTGGCTGGTGCAGGAATTGCCTGGGATTCATTTGACGAGTTGATTAATTATGCCGTTGAAAAACCAGGGTTATTCGCACTTCCTATCGCCATGTTATCGATAGTCGCTAACGAAGGTTTATTTCATTATACCCATCACATCGGTAAACGCATTCAATCGTCTTTAATCATTGCCAACGCTTGGCACCATCGTTCTGACGCCGCATCATCTATTGTCGTGGCTCTGGGTTTACTAGGAAGCTTGTTCGGCTTTTCCTATCTCGATGCGATCGCTGCGATAATCGTCGGCTTCATGATTATTAAAATGGGAATGAGTTACGGTTGGAACAGTGTAAAAGAACTAGTCGATAGTGCTGTGGAACCAAGCATGCTAGAAAAGATCAAGCAAATCATCCAATCCGTTGATGGAGTAGAAAAAATTCATCAACTCCGCAGTCGGTCGATGGGAGGTGATATTTTCATTGATGTCCATATTCTCGTAAATCCTTACATCTCGGTATCAGAGGGACATTATATTGCGCAACATGTCGACAAGATTTTAGTCGAACAGCTCGATGCGGTTAAAGATGTAACTGTACACGTGGATCCCGAAGACGATGAACAATGTTGTCCTTCCATCCATCTGAAAAATCGCAAAACCTTACATGACGAGTTATTTTTAGCATGGAAAAAAAAATTCCCGGACTTACAAACTTGGACACTCCATTATCTCGACGGCAAAATGATTATTGAGCTTGAATGTGCTAAAGATTTCACAGCCTGGCAAGCGTTAAGGGAATATATCCAGCAAGACTTAAAATCACATGATGACATAAAGCAAGTACGTCTAATTAGCATGCATGAGGTCATTAATCGTGAAACTCCCTAA
- a CDS encoding sulfurtransferase TusA family protein, whose amino-acid sequence MPHYELDARRLLCPMPVIKTQNMSKKLQHGDTITVIATDPGAQHDLPCWCRINGHQLIECKEINGEFHITLQLVKDNA is encoded by the coding sequence ATGCCCCATTATGAATTAGATGCCAGACGATTACTCTGTCCGATGCCAGTCATAAAAACGCAAAATATGAGCAAAAAACTGCAACATGGTGATACCATTACTGTCATTGCAACCGATCCTGGCGCCCAGCATGATCTGCCCTGTTGGTGCCGTATTAATGGGCATCAACTCATTGAATGTAAAGAAATTAATGGTGAATTTCATATTACTCTACAACTGGTAAAGGACAATGCATGA